The nucleotide window CCCTCGATATGGGAGCAGATTTGGTTGGGATCAATAATCGCGATCTGATGACCTTTAGAACCGATCTCTGTGTGACTGAGCGTTTAGCATCAATGGCGCCAGAGGGGGCACAAATAGTCAGTGAAAGCGGCATTGGCGAGCGTGAGGATGTTGTGCGGGTCGGTCAAGCCGGCGCAAGGGCAGTCTTAGTCGGTGAAAGCCTGATGCGTTCGGAGGATATCGCTACAAAGATGCAAGAGTTAATGGGTTTCGG belongs to bacterium and includes:
- a CDS encoding indole-3-glycerol phosphate synthase TrpC; this encodes TSPLPILRKDFIIDDYQLWESRAAGADAVLLIVAALSPMQLREYSEIAAELSLDVLVEVHTESEMFIALDMGADLVGINNRDLMTFRTDLCVTERLASMAPEGAQIVSESGIGEREDVVRVGQAGARAVLVGESLMRSEDIATKMQELMGFGEEV